The following proteins come from a genomic window of Trifolium pratense cultivar HEN17-A07 linkage group LG4, ARS_RC_1.1, whole genome shotgun sequence:
- the LOC123881563 gene encoding glyoxylase I 4-like: MEIKEVGNYGALPLLSLNHVSVLCRSVLDSMRFYEEILGFVLIKRPSSFKFNGAWLYNYGFGIHLLENPNYDEFDAPMIESRPINPKDNHISFQCTDVGLVISRLEDMGMKYVTALVEDEGIKVEQVFFHDPDGYMIELCNCENIPIVPISSASCSFKARGQSFKKTVSNKCGFMENVMMRSLSMDMMNFAF; this comes from the exons ATGGAGATTAAGGAAGTTGGCAACTATGGAGCACTACCCCTTCTCTCATTGAATCATGTGTCTGTATTGTGCAGATCAGTGTTGGATTCTATGAGGTTTTATGAGGAAATATTGGGTTTTGTTCTCATCAAACGCCCTTCCTCTTTCAAATTCAATGGAGCTTG GTTGTATAATTATGGTTTTGGAATACACCTGCTCGAGAATCCAAACTATGATGAATTTGATGCCCCTATGATTGAATCACGACCCATTAATCCCAAAGACAACCATATATCATTCCAA TGTACAGATGTTGGACTTGTGATAAGCAGGTTGGAAGATATGGGGATGAAGTATGTTACAGCTTTGGTAGAGGATGAAGGAATCAAAGTGGAGCAGGTGTTTTTCCATGACCCTGATGGATACATGATAGAACTTTGCAACTGTGAGAATATCCCAATAGTGCCAATTTCTTCTGCCTCGTGCTCTTTCAAGGCAAGAGGCCAGAGCTTTAAGAAGACTGTTTCTAACAAGTGTGGATTCATGGAAAATGTTATGATGAGAAGCTTGAGCATGGACATGATGAACTTTGCGTTTTAA